The Ananas comosus cultivar F153 linkage group 7, ASM154086v1, whole genome shotgun sequence genome has a window encoding:
- the LOC109713229 gene encoding uncharacterized protein LOC109713229, protein MTVLTSRGARESSDHRTSDRNANNSAEQQMLLTGAVGAREAAGDRTAGTPAGVEQQVGRSGGRAGGGGSSRWRAAADRAHPTPSRVWGLAARRRPGTVGRHCSGPETKGEVVLTSEDNGSPLNGAAPSRPHRPEPAEDLGGRGGAREAGNARAGLLEARRRSTREAWPQGRCGPKARNPSSARSVPGRPAGYSSSGASATLRGGRRPGRAPEVEEAGLASRGMETLHKPCVSKEAEERGSRSEASFRRAAAAWRRSRT, encoded by the coding sequence AtgaccgtgctcacctcccgaGGCGCCAGGGAGTCCTCGGATCACCGGACAAGTGACCGGAACGCAAACAACAGTGCGGAACAACAAATGCTACTCACCGGAGCTGTGGGAGCTAGGGAGGCCGCCGGCGATCGGACGGCGGGCACTCCGGCCGGTGTGGAGCAGCAGGTCGGGAGGTCCGGGGGAAGGGCCGGCGGCGGGGGCAGCAGCCGGTGGCGCGCGGCGGCAGATCGGGCCCACCCTACTCCCTCTCGGGTTTGGGGCttggcggcgaggcggcgaccgGGGACGGTCGGGCGGCACTGTTCCGGGCCGGAGACCAAGGGGGAGGTGGTGCTCACCTCAGAGGACAACGGCAGCCCTCTGAATGGCGCGGCTCCAAGTCGCCCGCACAGACCCGAGCCGGCGGAAGACCTTGGCGGCCGCGGCGGGGCGCGGGAGGCCGGGAACGCACGCGCCGGGTTGCTGGAGGCTCGCCGGAGGTCGACGAGGGAGGCTTGGCCGCAGGGGAGGTGCGGTCCCAAGGCCCGCAACCCGAGCTCGGCCCGCTCGGTTCCGGGCAGACCCGCTGGTTACAGCTCTTCCGGCGCTTCCGCGACGCTCAGGGGTGGCCGGCGTCCGGGAAGGGCGCCTGAGGTGGAAGAGGCGGGGCTTGCCTCCCGAGGCATGGAGACCCTCCACAAGCCCTGCGTGTCTAAAGAGGCCGAGGAGAGAGGAAGCCGGTCCGAGGCAAGTTTCCGCCGCGCCGCGGCAGCCTGGCGGCGGTCGCGAACGTGA